Part of the Lotus japonicus ecotype B-129 chromosome 6, LjGifu_v1.2 genome, GGGTTGCTCGAGCAGATGACTACAACAAAACGAACAATGTCATTGGGGAACATCTGCAGAAGAAGGCCGATGTCAAAACCATACCTGAAGTCATTGAAGAAGAAGCTCGACGTAGTGGTATTCTAGTGTCCGAATTGACTAACATTTTACAGGTAAAAAACAAGCACTTAAAAGAGATAGAAGAAAGATGCTCTGAGACTACGGCCAAAATAGAGATTGCTATATCAGAAAAAAATAAGCTCTTTGAAGCTTATGATGAAGGTAATCTATTTTTATTGAGCCTAAGTTACTTTTCCCTAATTTGGATCAGGACTAGATTAGTCGTTGTGCTTCTGATTTATATGTCTAGTACTAGAAACCCATGTATATGGTGCAGCTGGTACTTTGGTTACACATCAGATTCCAGAGTGGCAGTTTCTTGCCCACTGGGTTGAATCTGATTTTGACAGTAGGGAGAGGAGAGTGGGTGGGTGGTCCAGTCATAACCGCTCACTTCTTGAATAATTGCAGTGGTTGCACCATAGAATCAGGCATCAATAAATTGATTTCTTAAGAATACTATGCCGCAATTCCATTTtagatttttaattattttattttatttttaaatgcaCTGATCTGCTCTAACAACTTTGATTTATGCAATGATTCCTTGTCTTTAGAGATAATGAAAATACAGTCAAGTGCTAGGCAATACTTACAAAGAATTTCTAACGATCATGAGAAGCTTAAATTGCAACTGGAATCTCAGAAAAGCGAGCTCGAGTTGCGAAAAATTGAACTGGAAAAGCGTGAGGCACATAAtgaaagtgaaagaaaaaagCTGGCAGAAGATATTGCAGAGGTATagtgtttttattattttgatcCATCTCATCTAGCATGCTCTGATTGAGAATCCTGTGAAATTAATATGGAGAATTTACATTATTATTTAAAGTTGATTAATTATTATTGAGATGGTTGATACTCTTGGATGTTTCGTTGCTTTCAAGGAAAGCCTTAGCAACAAAGGCAGATCATTTTGCCACTTATGGGTTTTGATGATCATGAAATGATTGgttgaaaattatttttctgCTGAATTTATGGATAATTAATTCTGAACATACTGGGAATATGATGAAACTGGTTTCCGTTTGAGTAGTATGTTGTTGAAGGCTATGAATCCAAAACAAGTTAGTGTCTGGATTGCTGGTGCATTTAGTTTGAAAGGGAATCTAATAATGATTAAATCCTTGTTAGCAGCTTATAATATGTGTGCTTGGATTTGTATCTCTGCGATTGTGACATAGACATTGATCATATCCCTCGTTTTGTCACAGGAACGTAGAATGGATTGAACCAATATTCAACAGTTACTATTGAATACAATTAAAATTATGAACTCCATTGAGTTTTTATAAGCCATGCTTTTAATGAGATGAAATttggggaggggggggggggggggataaaAGTCACCAATCTAGAGTTGTATGCCAATGAATTTCTTACCAGGcgttttctatttttcctttacTCTTTTTACTCCTATTAAGATTACTTTTGGATTGATAGAATGTAATGAAATGATGCTACCAGGTTCTATTTTTTGGGTTGTTTAAAGTAGGAAGGATGAAATGATTTTATTCTGTTCGATCCAACACTCTTCTATTTTTGCCTTCAACTGAGGAGTATGGGATGAAAAATGTCTGAGAGATTTGACtaagttttaaataataatgtCCAAACAATAGAGTGACATGTTTATTTCATTCCTCTTCATTTCTTTTCATCTTATTCTATTCCATTACACTTTCTATTAGATATCCAAATAGCTTAAAAAGCTTGCTTAAGGACCCTTTAAACTTTAATCTTGGCATAATGTTTTTGTTGTTCCTTTGAAATCTTCAAGATCATAGTGTGCTTAAAAAGCTTTAGCAAGCCTTGTTTAACTCTGCTGCATTTATTGTCTCTGCAGAATGCAGTGAAGAATAACTCTCTTCAGATGGCTTCTCTGGAGCAACAGAAGGCGGATGAAAATGTTATGAAACTGGCTGAATATCAAAAGGTTTGTGTTACCTGTCATTAAGCTTGTCAATGACCAAAACAGTACACCTGAACATCAGAGTAGCTTAATgttatttgaatttattttgatagagagaaaaagaaaaactccATGCTAAAATCATTCAGCTTCAAAAACAACTGGACATGAAACAAAAGCTGGAATTGGAGATTCAACAGCTAAAAGGATCATTAAGTGTTCTGAAGCAcatagaagatgatgaagatgttgaaGTTCTGAACAAGGTGGATGCTTTACACAAGGATTTGAGAGAAAAGGAGGAGTTACTTCAAGACTTAAATGAATTGAACCAAACACTAATCGTCAAAGAGAGGAGGAGTAATACCGAGCTGCAAGAAGCTCGAAAAGAATTGATTGATGTAAGTGTGCATTTTCAGATATATTTTCCATTTCCAGTTTACTgattcttttaattaatttggaAGAGCACCTGTTCGACAGTATCCAGTTTTATATTTCTTTCATATGTGAATCATTGGCTGGTAATGTTTTTGTTAGGATTAATTAAAATagattaaatcctaatataatTAATCCTAACAGTTTTGTATGCTGATTTTACTTTAGAGTTTGAAGTGTTATGAGTTGAAGTACACGTGGCATAAATTCACATTTACTTATAGAACACTCCTCTGACCTcttctttgtttctatctggTCTCTCTATGTTGATATCTTTTATGGTTCAGAGCAAGGTAGTAAAGTGACtagagaaaaattaaaatctcGTTGTATCCATTTCATCTAATTGATTTATTATTCAAAGTGTTATTAATGGCCGGTCTGATTATGCAGATGAGACCTAACTGTGATTATGTTGATAACTGGACATCCATTCACTGCTTGTATGTTACATTACTTTCATCATGGGTTTATCTCTCTTGCAGTACATTAAAGAGACGTCATTTCGATCCCATATTAAGCTGAAGAGAATGGGGGAAATGGACACTGGACCATTCCTCGAAGCCATGAAGAAAAGATATAATGAAGAGGAAGCTGAAGAGAGAGCTTCAGAACTATGTTCATTGTGGGCAGAATATCTGAAGGACCCAGATTGGCATCCATTCAAAGTTGTCATAATTGAAGGGAAAGAAAAGGTATGTCTTTGTTAAACATATAAGTCCCCCTGAATTTATCCTGAACTATACCTGTTTCATTGCAATGCATATCACTCTGAATCAAATTTGGTTTCATCACCTCTtcattaagaaatgaatatttgaAGGTCAGTGTACTTTAGATTAATGCTATATTAGGCCTTCTTAACTTTCGCCTAGTGTAAGCTAAGGGCATTCTTTATATTGATCCTTGTCCTTTAGTATATGATGTATATTGAAGTAGAGGAAGGTTTGTAGTATTAGAAATGTCATGAGGGGATTAAtagtgttagaaatataatataaaaccattcatctggcccttacccaacagctgaagcttttgagataattggttgtttgatatggtatcaaagcctctatgaccaagtggtctagagttcgatccttgccacctcccccccccccaaattaTTTTAAACAAAAGTGGAATTTCAggacatggtaggtgggcctgtgcattatcaacgcttcaagcccaagtgagctcttgcgtgagggagcgtgttagaaatataatataaaaccattcatatggcccttacccaacaacttaagcttttggtaTAATTGGTTGCTTGACAAATAGGAAAAAGAATAGCCAGACAATCATGAAAAGGGGCTAACTTGTCAATATTTTGTAAACCTGGAAAGGTTTGAACAGCTTACTTTGCAAAATTCAAATACGAAAATGATGATGCAATTAGCATTATGTGGGGTGAGTAGTTTTACGTGTATCATTCTTATAGATCCTTGCTACGAGGGTGTGTTGTACAAGGAAGGGGTAGCACATAGTGGACAAGGAAGGATACTATGTATAAAGGGGGAAGATTATGCTGATTAGAGCATAAGTGAATACCAAGCTAATAAGCATCTTTTCACCCTTAACTTTCATTCTTCCCCTATTGCTTTAGTACATTTATTTACAAAGTAGCAATTTTATCTAAAAGGGTTTCATATCCATTTTAATCTATAATTATCCTGCAATATTTTGTCTAATTTCTTTGTTAAAACTCTTAAAGCATGCCCTTTTTTATCTGGTATcacatttttttcatttcaggAGATTATTAAAGATGACGATGAAAAGTTGAATGGGCTAAAAAATGACATCGGTGAAGGGGCGTATAAAGCAGTGGTGACTGCTTTAACAGAGATAAACGAATACAATCCCAGTGGGCGATACATAACCTCAGAATTATGGAACTATGAAGAGGGAAGGAGAGCAACTCTGAAAGAAGGAGCGCAAGTTCTGTTGAAGCATTGGGAAATGGTTAAAAGCAAGAGGGGAATGATGTGAAGGTTTGTATTAACTAGTTACTATATAATGTATTTAGGCGACTGTATTTTTCTCATGAACTGTATTGCAAGAACTCAAAGAAGGTTTTTTAAAAGGATAGATTACTGCTTTTGATGTTTTCTTTAGAAACTACCAGTTGATTTATAGTAATCAGAATCCCCTCCCTCCTTTTCTTATTAAGATCATCTCATGTCACATAACATTGTCATACGAAACATTCTCTTTGTAAATATTCAGAAGGTCCCACCTATTTAATACTTATGAAAAAGGAGACAGACTCAATTTCAACATGATTATGTGATGTGAAATTTACATATGACAGATCATGATTCCCCTTTTCACTTGATTACtgataggcttaattgcaattttggtccctgacgtttaccaattccacgattttagtcccccacctaatttaattacacggatggtccctgactttgttggtcgtctgcaacgttggtcctgccgtttatttgttaacggaggaggcttacgtggatgtccaattggagagagaaagaaggactgaagagagagggaagcatgcgagttgcacgtgagacctgcaacgatcatcttctaccctcttcctccttaaaaaacagagcaccgtgaggaagatgtttcgaagcttgagattgagcgaaaaaggaagagataaagaacgaaCGAGTCCCTGGAGGCAAGGAAGAAGATTGAATCAGTtgctggtctctttctctctccaattcgacTTCCACATCAGCTAAGTGACCATCCACGTAAACCTTCTTCGTTAACAAATAAATGAAAGGACTAATGTTGCAGACGaccagcaaagtcagggaccatccgtgtaattaaattaggtgggggactaaaatcgtggaattggTAAATGTCAGGGACCGAAGTTGCAACTAAGCCTTACTGATACAGTTTTAGTTACATGTCATATAACTGTTGATGTTATTGCTGAAAGGTTGATTGATGTTTGTGATAGGAACAAGCATGATGCATTTGGAGAGATAATTTCTGCATCACAGCTGGGTTTCAAGCATCCATATTTCCAAAGCTGCGAACCTAAAGGTTGTCTTTGACTATGATAAGCTGTTGGTTTTTACTAGAAATTAGGGTTCTATGGGCGTCTTGCTGAGAAACAAACTGCAACAATAGCGACAGCCCTTATACTATTTCAAGCATGGGAGAAGACATTGATGTTAAACTTGTCTTACTTTACTAACCATTTATTTTTAGCATGTTTGTTTGATTACTTGCATTTTGGTATGACTATATTTTCCTGTCTCtatggctatgtttggattggtGGGATCTGGTGAATGGAATGTGCCATTCTATTCTATGGCGTGTTTTTGTTTCTCTTCGTCGCATGCTATTATTATTTTGTGACTTGAAAAGAAGCTTTCAATCAATAACGTGATTGAATTATTCTGATTGATTATTCTATGACTGAGCTGCCTAATTATCAGAAATGAGTGTCACCTACGTAGTATCCCCAAACCTTAGCTCTTTAAGTAGCTGTTTGGGCCATATTAGTTCACAGGTGGCAGAGGCCATGGCAACTTCTACACTTGATCTTGCCACTATAGTTTATTTCTTGCTTTTCCATGAAATCAAGTTGTCACCAATGAAAATACAGTAGGCAGAAGTGGATCTCCTGCCAGTACGAGAGTCTGCCCAATTTGCATCAGATTAACCTACAACTCGTGCATGACCTTTGTCTTCATACAAAAGACTGTTCCCGGAGCTCctttaatatattttagaatGCAGATTATAGCATGTCAATTTCCTTCACAACAAAACTGGATCTACCAAACAATGTCCTTGGTGATTGTTTCAGATATAAAGATTTACGGAGATGACATACTAGTCCAGATGACTCCCCCTAAGCAACAAGCCCATGAGGTTTCTCCATATACACTTCTTTAGCCAGATCACCATGAGGAAAACATTTTTCACATCAAGCTGGTAAAGAGGCCGGTGAAGAATAGCATCCCTAGATAGGAATACTAGAATAGAGGCCATTTTAGCCATTGGAGAGAAAGTGTTACCATAATCCAAGCCAGATATTTTTGTGTACCCTTTCGCAACCAATCGGGGTTAAGTCTATCAACCTTGTCTCCATGACCAATTTTCACAGTGAAAACCCAACTGCAACTAACAACAGATTTCCCTGAAGGAAGGAGAAAGAGGTCCCAAGTACCATTGTTCTAAAGTGCATACGTCACACGTCTGCTTAATAAGTAGTATATTCCTTTTACTTTGGCTTGAGGAGCGAGGCTTTTGCTTCACATTTTATCAAGGCTTTTGCAATGCTTGTGCAACCAATCCCAATTATCTTACATAAATTTAAACATACTTGCGGTTACCTCATCTCTTCCAATGTCTCTCATAATATAGTAATTTATCATCTACCTTAATAAAGTGAAATATATgatgattatttttttttaagtaaacgTTAATGGTTAGTAATGTTAATAAATTAGTCATCCATCAAGATTCGAACTCTgaactttttttctttatttcctccaacccttatgtctcataATTCCTACCATTTGAGCTAATCTTGAGGGACAAGAGATATGATTAATGATGTGATGAAAAacaaaagagataaaaaaaatggaAGAATGTGAAAGTAATATGTGAGAAAGAAAAAGTGTGTGAGTATATCATGACTCTTGGATTTCTCACAGTACCTATTGTAAACAATGTGAAATTATGAAATGCAACGTTTTGAATGCGTAAGGTCACCATCATGAACCCATAAAGTGAGAGCATCTGCTTTTAAGGTTCCAACATTGCTCCAACTCATTCTACACTCATCACTCTTCTCAGGTATTATTTGTCTTTGCACATTTTTCAATTAGGGTTTGtcaaaaccaaaaatcaaacaaataacTACTCCTAAATTTGCAGGTACTTTGAAATTTGCATGATCATGGCAAACACTAGTCATGAAGGGGATTCCAGTGAGCCATGTGAGGGTTTGGTAAGCTTTCAGAAGGAAACTGAACCCCAGAGCCAGGAAATTGTTGATTTGCAGCAAAAACTCAATGACAAAGCTGCAGTTATTAGCAAACTCAAAGAATCTCTGGACATGGTCATGAATATGACTGACAAAGAGTATAAGCTGCATCAGGAATGTGGAAAGGTATGTATATAATGGATTTAAAGATAATCAAAATCAGGAATGTggaaaagttttaattttttttaactaccCTGATGTATTATTTCTTTgaaaaacaacaataaaaaccaaaaatttaattttttcttcaatattTTTAACATGGAGTCTGTATTTGCTAAAAAATGCCTTAGGATGCATGCAAAAATAGTGAACTGCAAAGGATTTTTTCTTGTACGGTGTAGCTGATTTTTCATGTATTCAAACTAGGAATCCCAACAATAGATCCTCCCAGATTCTGTCATTAACACCTCTGCTTGCcctttctcttctcctcttAACCTTTGTTTGAGAGATTTTAGAGAGGAGGAAGTTTATGTCCTTCCCTTATTTGGCAGTTCCAAATTTCGGGAACTAAAATATAATTCAGAGATAGTTTTGGAGGACTTTTTGAAATTCAACCTTTAAAACATATGACTCAAAAGCTGGAGTTGGATATTCTGCAGCTGAGAGGATTATTAGATGAGTTGAAGCATgtggaagatgatgaagatgcaaAAATTCTGAAGAAGATAGATGCTTTACAGAAGGGTTTAAGTGAAAAGGAAGAGTCACTTGAAGACTTAGATGCATTGAACCACTGCCTAATCTCTGTAGAGCGCAAGAATTTTGATGAGCTTCAAGAAGCCCGAAATGAATTGATTAATGATGTAAGTCTATACTGGTACATTACTCTCTGAAAATTTCATTCAATTTTTAAAGATTGCTTGAATGATATTGGAATAATGTTTTTCTCTCATGTAGGACATTATGGAGAAGAAGTCAAAATATGTTCGTATTGGAGTTAAGAGAATGGGGGAGATTGACACTAGACCCTTCCTTGAAGCAATGAAGGAAAGATATaatgaggaagaagctgcagtGAGAGCTTCAGAACTGAGTTCAATGTGGGCAGATTATCTGAAGGACACCAATTGGCATCCATTCAAAGTTGTCACAATTGAAGGGAAAGAAAAGGTATGTCTTTGTTAATAAGTCCAACATAGATTCGTTTTAATCTACaatttcattttcttaatttcAGGAGATTATTGATGATGACGATGAAAAGCTGAATGGTCTCAAAAATGACATTGGTGAAGGGGCATACAATGCTGTTGTGACTGCTTTAGTAGAGTTCAATGAATATAATCCTAGTGGGCGATACGTAACCAAAGAATTATGGAACTATAGAGAGGGAAGGAGAGCAACTCTGAAAGAAGCAATTCAGGATCTTATCAGGAAAAGGAAAATGAGCCAGAGACACTAGAGGTGGGTAATGTGATGCTTTTGTTGTGTATACAACTATATAATGGATTTATGTTACTGCATTTTTCATACAAATTGTGTAGCTAGAACTTGGAAACAAAAAGATTAAAGCTGATTGGTATATGTAGCTTTAGTTACCTATAACTAAAGTTGCCCAACTTTATTTCTCTTGATGGTTTGTTTTCTCAAGAAACTAGTTGATTTATAGCATTCTGAATCCCCTTGTGCTTTTTCAATATTGCTACTGTTATCATTCTAATTACTGTGTCATGTAATATTGAATTTTATTGCTGAAAGGTTGTTTGATGTTGGAATTACAGGGTTGAACATGCTGTGTTCGTAGATAGAATGAAGCTTCGGAGCTGGGTAGCACTCATCAAATTAGTCGAACTGCGAACTTAATGGTTGTGTGTAGTTTTTAAGTAACTTATAATAATGTTGAACTGGTTGGTTTCCCTACTAGACTCTATGAGCTTTTTGCTGAGAATTAAACTGCATTAGCATTTTGACAGAACCTTTGCGCTATCTCAATCGTGGAAGAAGGCATTTTATGTTAAACTTGGACAGCTTTATTTTGCCTTCATTTTAGCATGTTTTTTTGTGTTGGCATTTTGGTATATGATTATATTTTACTGTCACTTGGTGATCATGACCCAACGAAGACGTATTTTAGAAATATAAGACCCTTTTGTTACTTGAAAACCCTTTATGGATTCCAAGTGAGTTCAATCCTCTTTTGCTTGGAAGTTGACGACTAACGCCCTAATCAGAACTCTACGCAGTTAAATATAGAGGGTCACAAATTTAGTGATTTTACAATAGAGTTTGCTGCCCTGCATTCACTAAggaaattcaaattaaaacaaacTATGGATATTTAACAAAACTTAACTAGTTAAATTCACAAAATCATCACTAATAGGGAGCCAGATTCTTGGTTGATTCATTTAACATCCAAATAATCAAgaatcaagtttttttttaaagaaagaaagaatcaAGTAAATAGAAGTATAACTTTGATATAAGTAGGAGACCATATAAGTGCATCACAACATAATTTTGATATAAGCTTAAAATGAGACCAAGGATACTAGTAAAAAGGAAGGACATGGTTATCAGCATCCTTCAAGGTACAACCGAAAAGTTTGAGATGGCCTTGTAGGAGCAAGGGAGGTGAAATGAGCTCATAATTCAGTGATTTGAAACCGGGAAATTCAATTTCGTTTCCAGAAAATATCATAGCTAATATAAATTTAATGGGCTCCATTATAATTAAACAAGAGATTTAAGGAAATAACTTTGTAAAGGATACATCTAAAAGCTGATAACTCTATTAAATGGATGTGAAGTATGTCTATCTTCATGTTGATTTGGCAGAAGATATTCATATGACTTCCCCTCGAGGCTTGTTTTCTTCCTCTGAAGCCATGTGAAACACAAACGTTCCTTATATGGATGAAGGCAAGCTTTCGAGCATCGTTTGAGAAATTTCGACCACGGGCTTTAATCAAGCATGCATACAACTTCTTAAACAACAATTACAAGCTTCTTTTGATATGAAGGATCTTGGGTATGTTCTCTATATTTTGGGTCTTAAGGTTCATTCTGGTTCCAAAAGTGTTCTTTCTCAATCAACACAAGTATACCAAAGAGTAAGTTTCTTCGGCTAGTCTTCAGtcttgttggaatcaagtgtcaGAGTCAAGTCACACATtggagaagtcaaggtgagagagagagtttataaggagatggacccataaacctaatgccttaaggttttgggttaagatgtggtgtccaggatctccttggtgtctcccCTCAGCCTTGCCCCATaggtcctcgccgtgactctccccaacaagtggtatcaaagccaatggttcgtgggaccatgacggctcattgtgtcgaaagtcttcctagcagtgtggctaggcggcgggttccgttggtgcaaggtggatagcttccgcagacaggaggaccatgggtgatgtggttgaaggactcacacttgaggatagcttccgcagacgggaggaccatgggtAATGTGGTTgaaggactcacacttgagggggagattgttggaatcaagtgtcagagtcaagtcccacatcggagaagtcaaggtgagagggagagtttataaggagatggacccataaacctaatgccttaaggttttgggttaagatgtggtgtccaggatctccttggtgtctcccATCAGCCTTGCCCCATGGGTcatcgccgtgactctccccaacaagtcTGTTGGTACTCTTCTCAACTACGAGATCACCCCTTTCATTCTAGGGTGACAGCGGGATCGTACCATTCGAGCCTTTTTTTTCATGCTCCGGGGGTCTGGAGAAAATTGTAATTAAAAGGATCTTAGAGTGTCTAGGGTTGGGCCAAGAGGGTCTCTTAACGCAGTTAATATCAAATACTATATCACGATGAGGGTGATCTTTTGCCTAATCCTTTATTGTATCATCAATTCAATTGGTGGGTAGCCTTAACTATTTTACTATTACACGCCCAAATGTTTCTTTATAGTACAAGTTAGCCAATTCATGCACACTTGTTGTCATCTTCACTTGGCTGCTCTTCGCCACATTATTTGAAAGAAACTTGGCTCAATTGCGCTTTTGGTCTCTCACTTAATGTGAATGTGCAATCAgagtccctaaacttcaaaactAACATTCTTGGTCCCTAAAGTTACACTTCGTTAACACTTTTGGTCTTTCGTCCATATTCCGTTAAAAGCTAACGTTTTCAGCTTACATGACAttcttttattatattttaaatgataaaattattttttaataatacatTTTATAAAATGGTGCATTTTTAGTCCCCACTGTACCCTCTCCCTCAACCACCACTACTCTTCTTCCTCCTgcctcaaccaccaccaccaccacacatgtcataccaccaccacccctttcttcttcaacctcaagggaacccagaagttacTAAAACCTCAAGAGGTTTGGGTTGCAATTTTTCTTAGGGACCAGGAATGCTATTTTTGATGTTTAGGAACTTTGATTGCACATTAGCGTTAAGTGGGTGATCAAAAGTGTAATTAAGCCAAGAAACTTCTCATCAAGGTTTGTTTTTCTGGCCAATCTCTTACTTTAGTTGCCTATAATGATGCCGATTTGGCAGGGTGTGCAGATACAAGGAGGTActacctccgttccttattaactatccactttgaagaagaaaaattgtTCATGTACAtatgtccacttagag contains:
- the LOC130724899 gene encoding protein INVOLVED IN DE NOVO 2-like — translated: MAHSSDEDSDISESEISEYEDKYYDELKSGSQNVKTTDETFTCPYCPKKRKQDYFYNELLQHASGVGQSCSQKRKAKEKANHLALAKYLEKDLLNGDVPSKPADKSDPQVNSDEQFVWPCIGIVVNIPTRQTEDGRIVGATGSKLRDDYRNRGFDLVRVNPLWNFRGHTGTALVEFKKGWLGLQNALAFERAYELEHHGKKDWFANSEPKSGLYAWVARADDYNKTNNVIGEHLQKKADVKTIPEVIEEEARRSGILVSELTNILQVKNKHLKEIEERCSETTAKIEIAISEKNKLFEAYDEEIMKIQSSARQYLQRISNDHEKLKLQLESQKSELELRKIELEKREAHNESERKKLAEDIAENAVKNNSLQMASLEQQKADENVMKLAEYQKREKEKLHAKIIQLQKQLDMKQKLELEIQQLKGSLSVLKHIEDDEDVEVLNKVDALHKDLREKEELLQDLNELNQTLIVKERRSNTELQEARKELIDYIKETSFRSHIKLKRMGEMDTGPFLEAMKKRYNEEEAEERASELCSLWAEYLKDPDWHPFKVVIIEGKEKEIIKDDDEKLNGLKNDIGEGAYKAVVTALTEINEYNPSGRYITSELWNYEEGRRATLKEGAQVLLKHWEMVKSKRGMMGPKLQLSLTDTVLVTCHITVDVIAERLIDVCDRNKHDAFGEIISASQLGFKHPYFQSCEPKGSNIAPTHSTLITLLRYFEICMIMANTSHEGDSSEPCEGLVSFQKETEPQSQEIVDLQQKLNDKAAVISKLKESLDMVMNMTDKEYKLHQECGKLRGLLDELKHVEDDEDAKILKKIDALQKGLSEKEESLEDLDALNHCLISVERKNFDELQEARNELINDDIMEKKSKYVRIGVKRMGEIDTRPFLEAMKERYNEEEAAVRASELSSMWADYLKDTNWHPFKVVTIEGKEKEIIDDDDEKLNGLKNDIGEGAYNAVVTALVEFNEYNPSGRYVTKELWNYREGRRATLKEAIQDLIRKRKMSQRH